TGTCGCTTGGATCGCTCTACGCGCTGATCCCCGCCGGCCTGCTCGTCATCGTCCTCTTCGGCCGCACGCTCGGCGAGGAAGCCGAACTGCGGAGAGGACTTGAGGGCTACGCGGACTATATGGCGCGTGTGCGCTGGCGGTGGATTCCGGGAGTCTGGTGAGCGGAGAGGGTGCTTCGCCACCCGCCGCCGCGTTACTCAATCACCCGATCTGCCTGAGATCCCTGGCGAAGCGTTGCCAGTTGGCGATGTAGCTTTCGGCCGAGCGACGGATGGCCGCGACTGCCGCATCGTCGAGCGTGCGCACGACGCGGGCCGGTGCGCCGACGATCAGGGAGTTGTCGGGGAATTCCTTGCCTTCGGTCACCAGCGCATTGGCGCCGACAAGGCAGTTGTTGCCGATCTTCGCACCATTCAGGATGGTGGCGCCCATGCCGATCAGCGTGTTGTTGCCGATGGTGCAGCCGTGAAGGATGGCATGGTGGCCGATGGTGCAGCCTTTGCCGATCGTCAGCGGGAAGCCCATGTCCGTATGGGCCATCACGCCTTCCTGGATATTGGTGCCTTTGCCGACGTCGATCGGCTCGTTGTCGCCGCGCAGCACGGCGCCGAACCAGATGCCGACATTCTCGCCGAGTTCGATCTGGCCGATGATGTTGGCATCCGGGGCGATCCAATAGAGGCCGGCGGCGGGCAGTTTCGGCGTCGATCCGCCAAGCGCGTAGACGGGCATGGCTTCCTCCTCAGACGACCTCGACCGATAGGGTGGCGACGCCGTCGAGGCCGCAATCGATGCGATCGCCCCTGGCCACCGCGCCGACGCCGGCGGGTGTGCCGGTCATGATGATATCGCCGGCTGCGAGAGTGAAGAGCTTCGATAGTTCGGCGATGATCTCCGGCACCTTCCATATCATCTGGTTGAGATCGCCGTCCTGCACACGCTTGCCGTTCTGTTCCAGCCAGATCTTGCCTTCAGCGGGGTGGCCGAGGCGGCTTGCCGGAACGATCGGCGAGATAGGGGCGGAATGTTCGAAGGCCTTGCCGATCTCCCAGGGACGACCAAGCTTCTTTGCCTCGCCCTGGAGGTCGCGGCGGGTGAAATCGATGCCGACGGCATAGCCGTAGACGCAGTCGAGCGCGTCCGCGGCCTCGATGTTTGCGCCGCCCGATTTCAATGCCAGCACGCATTCGACCTCGTAATGCACGTCGTTCGACAGCGACGGATAGGGAAAGGCCTTTCCCGCCGGCAGCAGGTTGTCGGCATTCTTCTGGAAGAAGAAGGGCGGTTCGCGGCTGGGATCATGGCCCATCTCGATCGCATGGTCGGCATAGTTGCGCCCGACGCAATAAACGCGGCGCACCGGAAAACGCTCGGCGCTGCTTTCGACCGGCAACAACACCGGTTGCGGAAGCGGGATGACGGTGGCGGGATCGGACATTGGCGGGCTCTTCCTGTTTCGAGTCTTGCTTTGCGGGTCATCTTAGACGGAAATCGCCGCGCCGGGGAAGCGTCCTTGGCCGGCGGCCGGCGCATTGACGCTATCACTATCCAGCGGTATCGTTGCCGCCATGAGCAGGACTTTTGCAGTTTCGACGACGTCTACGACCACCGCGCCGCGGTGGGTGGTAAACGCGTGAACTGAATTCCGTTCATTGCTTCTAAGACCAACCCGCCGGAAACGAGCGGGTTTTTTGTTCCCGCTCGCCTCCCGTATTCGAGGACGAGATCGTGGACGATATCCAGAAACATGTTCTTGCGGAGCGGGCGCTGGCCGTCGCCCGCCACTGCATCGCCAGCCGCTATGCCGGGGCCGCATTCGCCTATGTCGCCGGCTCCATCATGCGCGGCGAAGGCACCGCCTTTTCGGATATCGATTTGGTCGTGGTGTTCCCGTCGCTCCAAAGAGCCTGGCGGGAGTCGTTCAGTGCGGATGGGTTTCCGGTCGAGGCCTTCGTCCACGATCCGCAGACGCTGGCGCATTACCTCCATCAGGACGCAGATAGCGGCTATCCCATCATGGCCAACATGGTCGCGACAGGCTGTATAGTCGGATCGGATATCGACAGCGCGCGCGTCATCCAGGCAAAGGCGGCAAGTATGCTGGCGGCAGGACCGAAACCTCTTGCCGGGGCAGACTACGACATGCTGCGCTACCAGGTCACCGATCTGGCCGACGATCTGCGCGGAACGCGCCCGCCCGAAGAGATTGCCGCCATCGCCGCGCTGCTCTATCAGAAGCTCGCCGACCTGATGCTCCTCGGACGTGGCGCGTGGGCTGGCCGGGGAAAGTGGGCGCCGCGTCTGATGAGAGAGCTCGACGCGCAATTGGCGGCCGAATTCGACGCAGCGTTCAGGCTGGCGGCAGCGGGCGATGGCGCCCGATTTCTGGCTTTGGCCGATCGGGAGCTTGCCTTGCATGGCGGCCGCTATTTCGAGGGATTCAGGCAGGACGCGCCGCTGGAAGCGCGCCGCCTGGAATAATTTGGTATCAGTCACATTGCTGCGTTTTGAGAATTGGATGGAAGATGCTTCAGAACGAATTCAAAGGTGCCTTGCAGTCTGCAGTGAGGCGTACCGCCAGATTGCGCCTCAGAATTCCCGTGGAAGGGGATATCGATTTCCTGACCCGACTTTTTTCGCGGCCGGAATTGGTCGCACACCGACCGGTGCCCCGGCCGGACTCGCCGGCGGAAAGTGCCATGCGGCTTGCTCGCGACATCGGGCATTGGAAAGACCACGGGTTCGGGCGTTGGGCAGTTGAGGCGAACGGTGCGCTGATAGGGTTCGGCGGTGTGACCGTTTCCAAGGAATTCGACGGCCTCAACGTTTCATATCATCTGCAACCTGAAAGCTGGGAGCATGGCTGTGCGACGGAATTGGTCAGGGAATCCCTGATATTTGCTTTCAATGACCTGCAGGCGGACCGCGTGATCGGACTGGTTCGCACCGCCAACGCCGCTTCGAAACGCGTTCTCGAAAAATTTGGCTTCATCTTCGAGCGCGAGGTGATGTCGCACGGGGCGCCGACCAACATGTACGCCACCGGCAGTTTCCGGACTTAAGTGGCAACGACGATCGCATCCGCACAAGCGTTCACGCTCGCGAGGTCATCCAGACGCCCACCAGTGTCACCGCCAGCCCGATGAACATGGTTGCAGTCAGCGGTTCGGAAAACAGGGCCCAGGCCCATAACATGGTGACCGGCGGGCTGAGGTAGATCGCGGCGCTGACTTGCGCCACGGGGAACAGTCGAAGACTGGTGTAGTAGACCGAATAGGCGGTAAAGGTCGCAATCAGCACGAGCCATGTCATGCCGATGGCGAAATCGACGGTCATCGGCGGGATCATGTTGCCCTGCATGAAGGCGCAGAACGAAAACAAGGCCGAGCCGGTCAGGGTCTGGATGCAAAGGCTCTGGTGGACAGGCATATGCTCCGTGCGTCGCCGTCTATAGAGAACGGAGGCGAGGGCGAAAACCAGCATCGAGCCGGCCGTCAGCCCGTAGGCCCAGAGCGGGGCCTCGCCGAAACTCAGGCTTTCGAGCGAAACGAGCAATACGCCTGCCACCGCGATTGCCGTTCCCAGCCATTGTCGCAATGTCAGCCGTTCGCCCAGGAGGGGTTGCGACAGGCACGCAATCGCCAGCGGCAAGAGGTCGGAAATCAGTGCGACCAGCCCCGTCGGCACGCGCTGCTCGATGGCGAGAGCGAATCCGCCGAGATAGAGGAAGACTGACATCACGCCGAACAGCATCTGGCCCAGCACACTGCGCAGATGCATCCGCGGCCCGATGGTCAGCGCGAAGGGCAGCAGTATCGTTCCCGATAGAAGGGTGCGCCAGAACAAGACCAGGATGACGCTCGTCTCCTCGCTGGCGTAGCGAATGCCGACGAAACCGGAACTCCAGCTGATCACCAGAAGCGTCGCCAGCACAGGCCATAGGAAGCGGTGATGCGGCGCAGGCCGAGCGATAGCTTCATCCGTCATGGAATGCTCATTTTGATTTCGTTCTGCTCAGCCATAGGCCAAAGGAATCAACATCGCACATGACAAATTTCGATGAGGACATGACAGGATGATTGACTTATCGATGATGGCTTGCCAGCGTCACCATAAGCTGTGCAACATAATCAGCGGAGAGTGCCTGCCTTGACCGAACTCAACAGCCGACGATTGGAAATAGACGCGCTGCGGGTCCTGTGGTCCGTTCGCCGTCATGGCGGCATCACTCGCGCTGCCGAGGCGCTGGGTCTGTCGCAATCGGCCGTCAGCCACAAGATCAAGCGGCTTGAAGTCAGCCTCGATTGTGATCTTCTCAGCCGCAAACCGGGAGCGCCTGTGTTCACAGCCGCCGGCGAGGATTTGCTGGTTTACGCCGAACGCATTCTCGGTCTTCATGACGAAGCGCTTCTCAGCCTGACGAAAACGCCGCTCGCAGGACGCATCGCCCTCGGGCTGACCGAGGACACGACGTGTACCGATCTCGCCCGCATATTGGGCCGGTTTCGCCGCCTCCATCCTGATGTCGCCGTGCGGACCAAGGTCAGGATGAGTTTGGTTCTACGGGCGATGCTGGAGCAAGGAGAGCTCGACGCTGCGATCGTGCAGATCTTTGCCCATGAGGTTCGTCCGACCGATATCGTGCTTTTCCGGGAGCAGCTCTACTGGGTGAAACATTCCGACCTGGCTCTGCCATCGAGTGGTCCGATTCCATTCCTGTCTTTCGACAACGAATGCTTCTATCGCCAATGGGCCCTCGATATCGGCCAGGATGACAACACGCTTCTCGAGACGGTGTTTGAGTGCGCCAGCGCCGCGGGAATCGTCTCGGCAGTCACCTCAGCCCTGGGTGTGGCGCTTCTGAACGGGCGCCACCTGCGCCCCGCGATGGATATCATCACCAACCGGCTGCCCACGCCTCCCGCCCTGGCCTATGTGGTGCGTCGGGCCCGTAAGGCGCGAAATCCTGCGCTCGATACGCTGGTCGCCGAAATCGAAAATGAAGTCAGTCGTTACGGCGGCCTGACCTTGGCGAGCTGATTTGCCGCCATTAGGACGGAGAGCTGCCGGTGGCATTCGCCCCCCGAAAGTGATGGTCATTCCTCACCGGATCCGGCCAACGCATCCCGCATGATCGCGTAATAGCCGGAAAGCCCTGGGATATCGGCGGCCAGCCTGTCGAAGGCGGGATCGGATGGCGCAAGCGTGCCGGCGTATTTCGCCTCGAGGAAGGCCCGATGGGCGGCAAGGGCTTTGGCCTCGGCATCATGCACGACGGTATAGACAGGCGAGGGCACGGTGCGGCCCTTGACGATGATGCGGTCGAGCTCGACGACGATAT
The nucleotide sequence above comes from Rhizobium indicum. Encoded proteins:
- a CDS encoding fumarylacetoacetate hydrolase family protein — translated: MSDPATVIPLPQPVLLPVESSAERFPVRRVYCVGRNYADHAIEMGHDPSREPPFFFQKNADNLLPAGKAFPYPSLSNDVHYEVECVLALKSGGANIEAADALDCVYGYAVGIDFTRRDLQGEAKKLGRPWEIGKAFEHSAPISPIVPASRLGHPAEGKIWLEQNGKRVQDGDLNQMIWKVPEIIAELSKLFTLAAGDIIMTGTPAGVGAVARGDRIDCGLDGVATLSVEVV
- a CDS encoding gamma carbonic anhydrase family protein; translation: MPVYALGGSTPKLPAAGLYWIAPDANIIGQIELGENVGIWFGAVLRGDNEPIDVGKGTNIQEGVMAHTDMGFPLTIGKGCTIGHHAILHGCTIGNNTLIGMGATILNGAKIGNNCLVGANALVTEGKEFPDNSLIVGAPARVVRTLDDAAVAAIRRSAESYIANWQRFARDLRQIG
- a CDS encoding LysR family transcriptional regulator; the encoded protein is MTELNSRRLEIDALRVLWSVRRHGGITRAAEALGLSQSAVSHKIKRLEVSLDCDLLSRKPGAPVFTAAGEDLLVYAERILGLHDEALLSLTKTPLAGRIALGLTEDTTCTDLARILGRFRRLHPDVAVRTKVRMSLVLRAMLEQGELDAAIVQIFAHEVRPTDIVLFREQLYWVKHSDLALPSSGPIPFLSFDNECFYRQWALDIGQDDNTLLETVFECASAAGIVSAVTSALGVALLNGRHLRPAMDIITNRLPTPPALAYVVRRARKARNPALDTLVAEIENEVSRYGGLTLAS
- a CDS encoding GNAT family N-acetyltransferase, which encodes MLQNEFKGALQSAVRRTARLRLRIPVEGDIDFLTRLFSRPELVAHRPVPRPDSPAESAMRLARDIGHWKDHGFGRWAVEANGALIGFGGVTVSKEFDGLNVSYHLQPESWEHGCATELVRESLIFAFNDLQADRVIGLVRTANAASKRVLEKFGFIFEREVMSHGAPTNMYATGSFRT
- a CDS encoding nucleotidyltransferase domain-containing protein, with the translated sequence MDDIQKHVLAERALAVARHCIASRYAGAAFAYVAGSIMRGEGTAFSDIDLVVVFPSLQRAWRESFSADGFPVEAFVHDPQTLAHYLHQDADSGYPIMANMVATGCIVGSDIDSARVIQAKAASMLAAGPKPLAGADYDMLRYQVTDLADDLRGTRPPEEIAAIAALLYQKLADLMLLGRGAWAGRGKWAPRLMRELDAQLAAEFDAAFRLAAAGDGARFLALADRELALHGGRYFEGFRQDAPLEARRLE
- a CDS encoding DMT family transporter, whose product is MTDEAIARPAPHHRFLWPVLATLLVISWSSGFVGIRYASEETSVILVLFWRTLLSGTILLPFALTIGPRMHLRSVLGQMLFGVMSVFLYLGGFALAIEQRVPTGLVALISDLLPLAIACLSQPLLGERLTLRQWLGTAIAVAGVLLVSLESLSFGEAPLWAYGLTAGSMLVFALASVLYRRRRTEHMPVHQSLCIQTLTGSALFSFCAFMQGNMIPPMTVDFAIGMTWLVLIATFTAYSVYYTSLRLFPVAQVSAAIYLSPPVTMLWAWALFSEPLTATMFIGLAVTLVGVWMTSRA